A section of the Triticum dicoccoides isolate Atlit2015 ecotype Zavitan chromosome 7A, WEW_v2.0, whole genome shotgun sequence genome encodes:
- the LOC119331744 gene encoding uncharacterized protein LOC119331744 has product MPPRPKTEKTGLRRRRREDALHHVVHTAAEVGVDDVALAQHAVEVDPNAETQAGRGLDAPPPDLVVGGHAELGVDDGALVEHGVEVDPDAETQAELGLEVPAHAELVVGDATRGSQGMGPDLGALLHKVEALMNDVDALVDAVAAFVDRVAGMNGMEEEDGFAALLDAVVEFVGRVARVRAMKERFARPRSTGSVGNGFPRPRWMLALDEEEVIITPEMLGSCTRPGLDAMMNYMKRQLEAIEKKKQKEEM; this is encoded by the exons ATGCCGCCGCGACCGAAGACGGAGAAAACGGggcttcgccgccgccggcgagaGGATGCGCTGCATCACGTCGTCCATACTGCGGCGGAGGTAGGCGTGGACGACGTGGCGCTGGCGCAGCACGCCGTCGAGGTCGATCCTAACGCGGAGACCCAGGCGGGGCGGGGCTTGGATGCGCCGCCGCCCGACCTCGTCGTTGGTGGGCACGCAGAGCTCGGCGTCGACGATGGGGCGCTTGTCGAGCATGGCGTCGAGGTCGATCCTGACGCGGAGACCCAGGCGGAGCTCGGCTTGGAGGTGCCAGCGCACGCAGAGCTCGTCGTTGGTGATGCGACTCGGGGTAGTCAG GGCATGGGTCCGGACCTTGGCGCGCTGCTGCACAAGGTGGAGGCTCTCATGAACGACGTTGATGCGCTCGTCGACGCGGTCGCAGCGTTCGTCGACCGGGTCGCGGGTATGAACggcatggaggaggaggatggcttCGCTGCGTTGCTTGACGCGGTCGTGGAGTTCGTCGGCCGGGTCGCGCGTGTCCGTGCCATGAAGGAGCGCTTCGCTCGGCCAAGATCGACAGGGTCTGTGGGCAATGGCTTTCCTCGGCCAAGATGGATGTTGGCCTTGGATGAAGAAGAAGTGATAATAACACCTGAAATGCTAGGTTCGTGCACGCGCCCTGGTCTTGATGCAATGATGAACTATATGAAGAGGCAGCTGGAAGCAattgaaaagaaaaaacaaaaggaagagatgTGA